In the Anaerolineae bacterium genome, GGTCAGGATCAGCAGATCTGGCCCACCAGCACCAAGAAAGGCTGTATCCCCGGCGCGGTCGCGCAGGCGCAGGCCGATCACCGTTTCGTAAAAGTGCACCTGGCGCTCCAGATCGGCCACCATCAGATGCACCGGGCCAAGCCTCAGGCCGTGCAGAGGGTCTTCTGCATCCATTGATAGAATCCTTTTTGGACTAGATTTGTCTGACATAAGCTTAACGCCAGGAGGCCCGGCTGTCCACAGGTGGCGCACAGGGGGTGCAGGCGGGCGTTGTCAGTGGCACGGTTGCCGGGCGGAAAGGAGTAAGCGCCGCCAGTCGAAGGGTATAATGAGCGGTAGCGACCCGAAATCGGAGGGACGGCGGATGCCCCGCGAAGTGCACATTGGCGACCTTGTCACCACACGCAAGGCTCACCCCTGCGGCAGCACGGCATGGGAGGTCTACCGCATTGGCGCGGATATCGGGCTGAAATGCCTGCGCTGCGGGCGGCGTGTCCTGCTGACCCGCCGCGCCTTTGAGCGCGCCGCCAGGACAATCCGCCCGCCTTCACCGGGGGAGACAACCAAAGACTAACCGGGAAGCCGCCTGCGCCGGGTTGAGCGTTCCCGGCCAGTAACGGGCTAGAGCTGGTCCTCGTCCTCCCACTGGCTGCGCCACCAGTTGAAGCCCGCCGGCAAGTTAGCCATGCCGGGCGCAGGGTGTTCGTCGCTGTCAGGCGGCGGCGGGGGCGCCTCGCCGCGCAGGGCTTCCAGCGCCTCCAGTGCGGTGGAA is a window encoding:
- a CDS encoding DUF951 domain-containing protein, which encodes MPREVHIGDLVTTRKAHPCGSTAWEVYRIGADIGLKCLRCGRRVLLTRRAFERAARTIRPPSPGETTKD